The sequence GGTAAGACTGACCCACAATCAAGGGATCTATAATCGCAGAGAAGCAGTGATAGCAAAATATAGTGTCTTTATTTGCCATCTCAGCGCTGTGCGTTTATTAGATTTCATATTACATTTCAAAGTCAGCTTTGCTGCTTTCATCTAGGAGAGATCAGTGAAGTCTGTGGCTTTCAGCGGGGAAACCCTGTCAGCCAGTGCCCGCTTGTAAGCTGTGCTAAATGCGTAGGATATGTGCCTCGGTGCTCGAGAGACTACTTCGCTTTCAAATTTCTGCACAACTTCGGCGATGAAGTCCATGTACTGTGCCAGAGGCTTCATCCGGGCTGTAACTTCGGTCACCTGGAAATCCGTTATTTGCGAACCTGCGCACACACGTATAAAGAAGACAATGAGAGGGAAACGACATTAACACATAATTTTTCGAAGCGCGCGTGTCCCAGTCTTACGCTAAGTTTGTTTTCATGCACGAACATAATTCTTACGCTGCGCAGCACAATCCTTTGCTCTCACTATATGTAAGTCGGTGCACGTTCATTATTTTTCATGTTTGGACTGCTTCCAAAGGTGTACCTGTCAAAAAACATTGGTAGCAGGACCTCTCCTCCAACGCGCATGTAAGtatcgcaagagagagagaaaaaaaaaaaaaaacctctacaACTTGTGTGGCAACCATTTCTGGAATGAATTGAAAGGAAATAACGCCAAATTCGTTGGGAACTTTCGGGAGTGCTGCTTATTTGACTGGTTAGTATACCTTTATACAGCCTTATGTAATTTATTTTATCTGTTATCTTCCATATAGATAACTGAAACATTCTCTGTCATCTGGGCCCGATGCAGTCTTTCTTGATCGAAATAATGGATTGCTAttcatcactcactcactcactcactcactcactcactcactcactcactcactcactcactcactcactcactcactcactcactcactcactcactcactcactcactcactcactcactcactcactcactcactcactcactcgtcgAGACCAGAATCATCCCCTACAGCTCAGAGGTTACATGCATCGCGTACATTCTGTGCAGTTGTCTTGGCGCGTCTCGAGCTTGAAGTAGATGTTGCCGGTGTCAACGAGCAGTTCGGCAACCACCGTGTTGGATCGGTCGTCGGCGATCACCTCGACTTCGTAACGGGCGACCACACCCCGGAGGTTCAAGTTGCACCAAATCTCGACAAACGGGGAGCCGTTTTCCTGGTCGCCGCGCAGGCCGCAGTCACCGACTCGTCGTACCTGCACCGCCAAAGATCGTTTTACGCAGTGCAAATTTAGTCGAGACAATTGCACATCTTGCCAGAATGGCAAGGTGTACAGTAGTAATATTCAGAAATGGAAACTTGCTCATTCTTCATGAGGCTATATAGGGTCATTAGACATTGGCGCGGTGAATACAAGCAATAGATGTTTGAGATATTGGTGGCGCATAAGCTGAGAAAAAACAGtgatttcgaaaaaaaagaattgtgtaAGTGACCACAAGCCTATACACCATTCTTTCATCATAGAAAATAAGGAGTGAAATATAATGACGATAAAGTTGCATAAAAGCTCGAATGGATGCTGGAGTGTGGTGGCACATGCATAGGCGTATctcccgagggggggggggggggggggagggcattaTACCCCCACCGTCAGAAGTGGGTCAGTCAGACTTGAAATTGTGCTCACAAAATTCATGTTTTCGTTTTCTATTCTGTACAAAAGCCACTTGGATGGATTGAAATGCTGCCGGTCCTGCAGCATCACTAAAACATTAGTCTGAAGAACATTCGCAGCCGCAGCAGTAAATGGTTTACCAAAACCAACTGGAGTACATTTTATGTTCCTATACAAGGATGCGTGGTAGGGCCACTTTATTTATGACATTCATTAAAGACATATATATCAGTTAAAATTAAATTGGACGCTGATGACTATGTTATTTACTTGGAGATCAAACGTACTTCTGACCGACCGAAGCTGAATCAGGACTTCCAGAAGATGAGTGAATGGTGTCAATTCTGGCAAATGGAAATAAATTTAGAAAGTACTTTTTATGACTAATATACTTGAAACCTTTGAAAACCTTTAAAATTAAGCTGCTGTGAAAATAATCTGCTTCTTGCTTGGACAACTCATTTTGAATGCTTAGGACATTGGATCAATAACGCCCTTCATTGGTCAAAACACATTGACCACGTTACAGCTAAACCAGATAGGAAACCGTATACGTTCTTTCTTCGAAGAGCTTTACAATTATCACCCCCTGCTGTTTGGTTGCTATATGTGCACTGTTGTCTTACCACTATCAGACCATGCTTGTATAATTTGGGATCCTTTTACTCAAACTACACTGATATAGTGTTGATACATCAAAGGTAATGTCTTTGTCATCCGGATATGCCACGAGACAAAGGCATACCTTAACAGCTGTTCCCCTTCGCACGCGCTTTAATTGATTCAAGTACTCCTTCTTTCCTAGAGTGGTTAACGAGTGGTACAGTTTATAGCTAAAGATGAAGTTCTTCAATCAAGTCCTGACCCTCTTGTTTAGAAACTAATGTGGTGAAATCAGGTACTTTTTTGTATACACTGTGATTTGTGTCCGTATTTCATACATTTTCCAACTTTTACGATTTTATCGTAACATGCCTGATTCCTAGAGCTTGTTCACGATTGTCTTATTGGCGGCAATAACTTTACGACTTTTCATTTGCGCCCTACTTATTTAAGACTGAACTGATCTTAACAGAATGCAAATATGTAGTGGTCGAGCAATTTATCAGAATCTTACTTTTTGGAGCCGCTGGATTATTTTGATCTACCGGCGGTGGCGCCACGATTAAAATGGCAGTGAAATTTTGGCCGCCATTGCATGGATATTTCATACATAAACATCACGCACATTTTCGTTTTTCTGTGATTCAAATAATTTCTCCAGCGAATTCTTTCATCACTGTAAGTGCAGACCCACTTATtgctcctgatggctagagcaattgccgcttgttccgccaccatggggtccttggtaaaaatagtgagagcgtcttgcaccttcccttgataatttgatacaatggcaACCAACTGgcagttgatgctgcctgggtgaaaggtaaagaagcatatacggcttcggcggtggtgtgtgtgtgtttttttttttttttttaaggttagcAGGTTTTGTATTTCTTACATTTCTACaaattttgctatcagttttgtttCATAGCCCGCCTTGCCAAAATCCCCCTTGATGATTGCActataattaaataaacaaataaataaattaaattaattaaatccATCTACATACTGCTGGTAAATTGACTGCTTACCAGTCACCTGCAGGGACATTAGACGTGAAACGTCTACGTATATGATTCACTTCACAGTTTTAGTGGGAATTTTCCTGACTTTATTGTATCATTTCACTGACACGCTTCGACAAACTTTCGCAACACGGGTTTATAATGGTTAATTATGCATGATTGATAATCATTGTTCAGCCTCTTTtaatggaatatatatatatatatatatatatatatatatatatatatatatatatatatatatatatatatatatatatatatagaaggcgtcaggcaaggagatacgatctccccaatgctattcacagcgtgtttacaggaggtattcagagacctggagtgggaaaaatcggggataaaggttaatggagaataccttagtaacttgcgattcgctgatgatattgccttgcttagtaactcaggggactaattgcaatgcatgctcactgacctggagaggcaaagcagaagaattggtctaaaaattaatctgcagaaaactaaagtaatgtctaacagcctcggaagagaacagcaatttacaataggtagcgagggactggaagtggtaagggactacatctacttaggacaggtagtgacgacagatccggatcatgagacggaaataatcagaagaataagcatgggctggggtgcgtttggcaggcattcgcaaatcatgaacagcaggttgccattatccctgaagaggaaagtgtgtaatagctgtgtcttaccagtactcacctacggggcagaaacctggaggcttacgaaaagggttctacttagaaagagagagagagaatgaagaggaaaggctgggaggtgaacgagatatgagtctccggtttgctaccctacactggggatgggggataggggttagaaagaggaaaacgctaaaaaaaaagggggggggggaaacacgcacacgtggagacaggcacacaaaaggcgttccagttaaagtcgttcacacaggccggtagatctcaaaaagcgcaatagcgcttgcacggccttcttctgtgacggtaggtcctttcgatgttgtagaattcttttttcggatagcggttggtcgtccagttggtcaagttcatggcgaaggcgtgccctctgtggactgtactgcgggcaggcgcacaaaatatgaccaattgattcttcatggccgcagtggtcacaggttgggctgtcggccatccctatgcggaatgcataagctttggtaaaggcaacgcccaaccaaagtcgatatagaagcgtggcgtctctacggcaaagctgtgatggcgctcgaagacttaatgttggatcgaGTGAGCACAGTCGCGTAATTCCTAAATGTgcctcattccattgcgacgcggtgcactgccgagcaagtaggcggagcttccgtgctgcgtcagttctagaaagaggaattgggacgtggcgctcctcagtatgggctgagcgggcagcgtgatccgcccgttcattgccgataatcccgcagtaacttggaagccactggaaggttatttcatggcctgcatcacttatatgttgtaacgtctctgtaatatgaaatattagttgttcgtgcggtccgcgtcgtaaaaggtgacagtagagactgcagtgccgccttcgaatcgcagaatattgtccacttgtgtggtggttcatcaccaatttgctgaagggcagtaaagagcgctgcaagctctgctgccgtcgatgttgtcgcgtgggtagtcttaaatttgattgttgtagctttcgctggtatgatgattgccgccgcggagctgcttggaaggacagatccatcagtgtaaacatgcgtagagtcacggtagttctcgtacaaatatagtaccGTGAGCTGCAgatgtctaagggctggcgatgatagatcagcttttttcgagataccaggtattgtgaggttgatttttagctgagcgaggcaccatggaggaatcgaaggtctcgcagccggagggaaacaagctggcaatgattcatcatatgcagttatcgtttggctgaaatatgtgcgtggtctgtccgctgttagggaggccaagtggtgacgaggattCCTGGCCAGATgtcttatatgggtcctgagtgcttcaatttcaatgtgggtcctgacaaggtggtctccagcgattgctatcgtagccactgttgaagcactctgaggcaggcctagacagatccggagcacttgaccctgacgACTTTGtattgttctacttaaattgaggacgacgcaacgagctatggaacgaagaatgatgggtgtaacggtaagggataagaaaagagcagattgggtgagggaacaaacgcgagttaatgatatcttagttgaaatcaagaaaaagaaatgggcatgggcaggacatgtaatgaggagggaagataaccgatggtcattaagggttacagactggattccaagggaagggaagcgtagccgggggcggcagaaagttaggtgggcggatgaaattaagaagtttgcagggacgacatggccacaattagtacatgaccgttgtagttggagaagtatgggagaggcctttgccctgcagtaggcataaccaggctgatgatatatatatatatatatataagccatgtcacgaaaggaaatgcaagcaaagcagatgactattattgttgtgggaAAAGATAAGCTCCAGAGGGTGCAAAATTTTTAAAGAGTGTAATCGTCATCTATttcgcccgcatttcctttctttaacgctgcaagccctgCACTTCtaagcgcaagcaaggcagatgacgattattgttgtaggacacgataaaccccaaagggtgcaaacttatGTAAGAGTGTAAACTGTTAACAGTTGTACGCCATTTAGTCACAAGATTACACCGTAAGGAGGGTGAAAAGTGTATATGTAGTGTAAGCGAAAACCAGAACTTTGGTTTCAAAGAGAACCTtcaacactctaaaaacagttgcaccctttggggtgtatatttgccacacaacaataatcgtcatctgtcttgcccgcatttccttcttTAACCCTGCGAGCCCGggacttccaagtcacgaactgcgtgcgcgttgtcagcatgacagagcattcttgacaggaaagtagcgagcgccgagttttcaagaaaggaaacgcaagcaaggcagatgacgactattgttgtgggacaaatatacacccgaaTGGGttcaactgttttaagagtgaagTGCCACTTGCGAGAGTTCCTGCATGCATCGGGCTTTGGAGTGCGTTTACTTTTAGTCATTTCGCCCATTCAGAGTGAGAGCTTTGCGAGAACTCTCGGAGGCGAAGTTATAATATGGCACTAGCAGTAACACTCCCTGAAAATAATTTTTCAGGACGCcgttttttcttttatatgcgcCTTTCAGTGTGCAATCCAGTCAAAGAAGATCAATATATTATGCATGAATCAATACCACGTAAGGAACAATTTGCGACGCTATAAATAGCTCATGGCATTCCTGGCGTGAAATTACTAAAGTGAACCCAGAATTAATGGTGGCGATTTTAGCAGCGTGGCAAAactgcaccccaaagggtgtgcaGGTTTTTCCGACTGCGCTCGGTGCCTCGGTCGAGGTGTACTCACCCTTCTGCGCAGGTTTAGCAGTGTCCCGTTTTGCAGGTGGAACTCGACGTACCCCGAGAATGTCCAGTTGCGCTGGTTGTCCACGTCGAATGAGATGTCCGGAAGCGAAAGCACGTCGACGCCGGCGCTGGACAGTAGCTGGTCCAACACGAAGTCGATGTGCCCGGGGCTTGCGCAAGCGCAAACTGCGCAGTGAAGACGCGTATAAGCGAGGAAGATACGGGCTACTTCATATGTTTGTAATTAAACGGGACAGGTGTGTACAGCGCAGGCAAGAATAGCCGACGCCAACGTTAACTGATCAACGCTTCTCtttatatttttatatatttgATATATTTGGATGACGGTCAGTCATGCACAAAGAGTTCAAATAAATCGACGAATATTACATAACACCGAGTAACACAAAATTTTGTACCAAAGCGCGAAACAACACAACCCGTTTGCATAGGCTTGAAATGGcatgaatatgaaaagcagcgATCGACAAAAAAGTTCGAAAGGATGTACTATTCCTGAAAATAAATGGACTGGGCGAAGCGTTTAATGAGAATTTTGATTACACGAAGGATCAAAATATTCATGGTTTAATAAGTTTAGAAATGAAGTTAGCTTGTAGGACAAAGATTGTTCATCATAATTAGTTCTAGGGGTGGGTACAGTCCATATTTCTTTGTGCCTGGTTGGACGAACACTTGTGTTTGCTTTTAACTTAGCAAGATGAATTATGGTATCGGTACCGTATACTTAACAAAAGCTTTAAAACACAACATTAGCCTATATAATTATATAAACAGAACACTGGAAGAATTTCGTATTTTGTAAAAAGAAGTTTTGTAGAAGAACCATAATGTACAGCAGCAATATGTTGTATGCCTCTTTTCTGCAGCAAATACAGCTTGCGCAAATTTGTTACACCAGTAGTACACCACACTATGCTGCAGTACTGCAACAGAGAGGACACTAATGCATTGTAGATCATAATCTTCACCTTTGTAGAAAGAATACATCGCGTACGTGCAAGGacaccaatggcagatgacaTCTTTGAATGACATCCGGATCGCCGCTGCAACTTCGTGAATTCCTGCGGTACCGCTAGAGATGCTCTATAGAAGGGCGTAAATGTATGTCTGATTCTCTCTAAAAAAACTTCGCACCATTTGAGGCTTATGTTGACCACAAGCAGTAATCATAACTTATCTTGCGTGCCTATGCTTTCTTTAACGTTCTTCGAACGTAACGTGCGGTTTAAACCATTCTAAATATGTATGCAGATTACAAACCTAACAAGCCTGAGCAAAAAGACTTTAAAagtgaaaggaagaaaaaaacgagAAGTTTTTCTTGAGTGCGGAATTTTCTGGAGTATCTCTTTAGAAGATTGCTTAGAGACCTTTAAACCACAAGCACACCACTTGTGACAGCGCAGGTCAATGTCTTTGATAGGGCCGCAGGGGCCAAGCACTCTCTCCGGTGTCCGGGAAGATTATAACCCTTGAGGGAGCCTCATGGAGATCCACTTGTGATACATGGCTTTTCCACCGGGAGAGCTTATACATGAGCGCCCTGTTTAAAACTAAAGTCGTGCGTGCTAACCGTTACGAAATTGACAGCGTGCACGTTAATTCCGTTTGCTATAAATGTGTACGTCACGATAAGGACTGGAAACGCAGACCAGTCGTGGGAACAGCCCATTGTCATTTGTGGGCTTGCCTTGAGACTGTCAACGAGGGTATGCATGAAATCAAAGTAAGTGTATGCGATACTTTCAGGC comes from Dermacentor andersoni chromosome 9, qqDerAnde1_hic_scaffold, whole genome shotgun sequence and encodes:
- the LOC126527054 gene encoding uncharacterized protein isoform X1, which gives rise to MSPEKVVPPAIKMSVRIATVFLFAVCACASPGHIDFVLDQLLSSAGVDVLSLPDISFDVDNQRNWTFSGYVEFHLQNGTLLNLRRRVRRVGDCGLRGDQENGSPFVEIWCNLNLRGVVARYEVEVIADDRSNTVVAELLVDTGNIYFKLETRQDNCTECSQITDFQVTEVTARMKPLAQYMDFIAEVVQKFESEVVSRAPRHISYAFSTAYKRALADRVSPLKATDFTDLS
- the LOC126527054 gene encoding uncharacterized protein isoform X2, which codes for MSVRIATVFLFAVCACASPGHIDFVLDQLLSSAGVDVLSLPDISFDVDNQRNWTFSGYVEFHLQNGTLLNLRRRVRRVGDCGLRGDQENGSPFVEIWCNLNLRGVVARYEVEVIADDRSNTVVAELLVDTGNIYFKLETRQDNCTECSQITDFQVTEVTARMKPLAQYMDFIAEVVQKFESEVVSRAPRHISYAFSTAYKRALADRVSPLKATDFTDLS